One Vicia villosa cultivar HV-30 ecotype Madison, WI linkage group LG5, Vvil1.0, whole genome shotgun sequence genomic window, GAGCTGTGAGTATATTTTATCACatcaatattttattataaaacttTCGTGATACGAAGGTTTAGTTCTGAGAAAGTGTTTTTCTCacgattttttattcaaatttcgttagatataaataatttatgtctaaaacaaatttaTACAAAATTTTGCTCTAACTTTAAACGAATCTTAGAAGGTGGAATAATATTgcaatatatataaaattttatgagTCGAACAAAGCAACGTGGTACAGGAAGTTGGAGGCACATAAATCCAAAAGGGTAAGATGAGATGAGATGAGATGAGAGTCAATGGAAAAGATATGTTAGCAGCTTTTGTCGTAGATGGATATAAAATTCATTCTTTTGTGACCATTAATTGTATGAATGAACATGCATATATGTTTTGCAAGTGAGATATTTGTCTCTATACAGTAGCACTAATTGAAGACAAGTGGGATTTGGAATCTTAATGGTTGGACATGTCCGTTTTCTTCGATTTTTTTTAGTGTAAATTTAGACTTCAGACTTTCATACGTAATTTTGctatttttaagtttaaaatgTTCAATGTCCGCGGATCTGTCTCATTTTGTCCTTATTTTTTTTACAAGGCTGATTATTATTTTAAACCCATGCCTTCAAATATGTCTCTCCACCTagctttatttttttttagatttttataagACGGATCTAAACGGAGCAGAGATGTTATTTGCCCAACTCTAAAAGTTCACTCGTCTcttgtatataaaaaaataataattaatgatGAGTAGTTCTAGTTTGATAAAAGATTTTGTTAGGAATTAATTAATCTTTGGATTATGATAGTGACTTGTGGTAGTAACATGATTGATGTAGGTGGGAGAGCTTGCGGGAATCGCGGTGGGAGCCACAGTGATGCTCAATATACTGATTGCTGGGTATGTTCCAACTTTGAGAAATTTAAAAAGTGAATAAAGAAACTcacataatatatttaattgttttgatCTTGTTGTTGCTGAAGGCCTGCAACTGGAGGTTCAATGAATCCAGTAAGAACATTGGGTCCAGCAATTGCTGCAAACAACTACAAAGGCATATGGCTATATATCATAGCTCCTATTCTTGGAGCTTTGGCTGGGGCAGGTGCCTACACTGCTGTTAAACTTCCTGATGAAGATTTTAACACTGAGGTAAAAGCCTCTTCTGCCCCTGGAAGCTTTAGAAGATAATCTCATCTTGTCCCCAAGGTTGCAATAGAAATTTACTTTAAATAGAACTTTTGTATTATAATAAATGTATAAATACATTATAGTTTGTAATTAAGAAAGAATGAGTGATTACTGCAATTGATGTATCCATATCTTGCTGGCTATATGCACATGTTACAATATTTATGTGTTTAGATGCATCAATTAGTTGTGCAACATTATATCCAAATAAACTAGTGTTGATTTGTACACATAtatgttattgtttttcttttttaagtattttattgaGAATAATAAAGAGGTAAAAAGTAATCACAAAAATGGTATGTTATGCTATGCTTATATTACATTTTACATCTAAATTTGACATCAAGCATTGTTCACCTTATAAATAGGATTGATTGAGCAGACCTTCAGACTATAGGTcattgtaggtcgacctaacataTTTCTACCCCTAATTATATAAGACTATTTTTTAATTGTTGGACACTTAATAACCAAATTATGATATATATTAACCAACTTATTACACTATATTAACCAGTTGTTTTCCCAATTTTTAATAACAAGACatattaacacaaaaaaaaaaaacacacacatatatatatatatatatatatatatatatatatatatatatatatatatatatatatatatatatatatatatatatatatatatatatatatatatatatatatatatatatatatatatatatatatatatatatatatatatatatatataccaagttTTTACACACCAATAAACAAAGCTATCTtgtagagaaagaaaaaaaatgaaaaaaagaagtcAAAATTGTGAATGTCACTACTGTTCATCGTATTCATGAACAATAACATATGGTGTAGGTGTAGAATTTGGTGTCAAAATATCACTTTTCATCACAAAAAGATGTACATCATTttgtttaagaatttttttttattaaaaaaaggtaGTTTTTCTCGGTGGGAGTCAAGCCTAAATATCTGAGGGGGTCACAAATAAGTAAGTAAAGGctgtattttgaaaatttaaaatttcagctaaagaaaataataaaatggtGTAGCCAAGAGTTAAACATGCAAATTTATGCTGGAAAACCATTCACTTACTACTAGGTTAAATTACATTATGCTTTAAAATATCCACAATgactatatataaataaattaaaatggtgTAGCCAAGAGTCGAACACATACACTCATTCAACTTCAGTGGATGATCTATAAGATGTGTTCTGTTTCTTAGATTTCCAATAAATGAGAGAAGATTGAAATAACATATGATATCTTGTTATTGATTTATTAGTAATAGGACGTGTATACTAATCAGAATTTCAAAGCCATAGAGTTTAAGATCAATTGAAGAAGAAACCAAAATACCTTTTGCAGAAAATGTCTTTATATGCCTTAAGATTCTGGTGGTGGCTTGGTAATGTGGAATGAGAGGAATTAAGATAAGATGACTTAAATGTTGTACATCATAATAGGTATCAAACCTTATGTTGTTTAAGTAGGTTAGACTTCCAATAAGTTTCATGTATGAAGAAGGATAGTACAATGGAGAACCATCTTAGATAGAAAATTTTAAGGTAGGATAAATTGAAACAGTAGAGGGTTTAACAACAAGGAAGCATATATCATCCAATAGTTCAAATGTATAATACTATTGGTTTAAGAAAACGCTAGAGGTAGATATTGCAATTTTAAAATCAAGAAAGTATTTGCGTTTAATACCTGGTTTTTTTCGACATAATATTCTATATTTGAAGCATGTCGTTTTCTGTTACAAATAGGGCCTAAGGCCAAAAAAACAAAAGACTATACACACGCCAACCTCACAAAAGAGACACCACGAGAGTTCTCATCTAACATGCTAACAATGCAATCAGGTCCTGCATTATAAAAAACAATATCAGGACCTAAACTGCAACCAATACTAGCAAGCACATTAGCACATTTGTTCGCTTCTTTAAACGAATGAGACACACGAACATCCTCCTACTTCTCCATGTCTCAACATTGACTTCAACTTTACGATATCCAAGGGACAACGTGAGTTTAAGGCCTTCATACAAGCCCCAAAACTCCGACATAAAGACGTTACAATAACCTAACTATTTTGGGAAGCCTCCCAACCAAATACCTTCCTCATTTCTTATAAAATCCTCCGCAGTCAGCCACCAAATCGAATTTGCAAACATTATCCGTTTTCAACTTCACCCAATCCACACTCGAGGGCCTAAAAGAAAGATCTCGATAACTTTTGTTTTAGTAGATATGTTTTTACACCTATCAGATATTGAAGGATGTTTATTTCACTActtataaacatatatataattaactCGTTCATTcttgataaatttttttttttcattcatcatcataTCTCAAAATATTGTATACTTAAAAGGAAGCAGCTGTTGGTTAGATCCAAATCTTTGCATTAAAGAATAGATTAGAAAGTAAGCAAACTCttttttccatatattttttttttatattgaaaatcaaattaaaaacataagataaaaataattaaaaaaggagcaaacgaactgtcttcatcgTCAAACAACCGAACTCAACCAACCCAAAATTTATCATCAGAAGATTCACAACTCTTTCCAATTCGATTcaaagttttgatttttgatttttgatctttgTTTTTCAGCCATGGAGGCACCTACTTCATGGGATTCTCTTCGCAAACAGGTTCCAATTATTATTCTTTCCCTTTTCATGTGTTTTATGCTGTAAATTATACTAACTGATATGGGTATGCACAATTTGAAATGCCCCACATGCGAAAATTTTGGTTTTTCTTTATGGGGTTTTGTCAATTTTGTAGTTCATGTGCTCctttttttgatatatatatgctttgaacaagatttagtttagtttataaaatataaggttttaaatttaattagtagaaattttttattttttttggttttgctttgaattTTGAGTATTTGAAATGCTGTGGATGAGAATTTGTTCCTAGATTTAGGTTCATTTTAACCTATGGTTTGCTTGGGAAACAATCAAGGTTATTTGCATTGTGATCAGTATTGTGTTATGTACCGAATGAGTGGATTTGAGTCCGATTATCGACCTGTTTGGATTTACTTATTTGAGCATTTCTTCGGATAGAATCACTTGTAAGACTGTTTAGGATAACTTCTGTTATTTACCATTGCGGCAAACCCAAAAACTGCCATCCATGTATATCAGCCGTAGCGCCACCGTGGCGGATATTTGATAATACTGATTGTACTTAGAACCAAATGGCTCTGTGCTGCGTCTGCAAAATTCTGGTGATCATAGATGATTAAGGCAAGCAAATGATTGATAGAAGAATTGTTTTCCCCGATTCTTTTGCAGGCGAGAAAACTTGAAGCTCAATTGGATGAGCAGATGAATCTTTATCGTAAACTTGTTTCTACTAATGTTTCGACAAAAGGTGATGCTGCGGAGAGTGATCTAGAGTCTTGGATTGAGCGGTTAATAAAACAACTCCAACAAGTAAACTCACATATGCAAGCTTGGGTGTCATCTGGTGGTTCCGATATGGTTTCTCATACTTTGACTAGACACCAAGAAATTCTTCAAGATCTCGCTCAGGTATACTATTTCAGTTGTCAGACCTTGAGCTACCCGATATCACTTTGTGTTACCGTATGCGTAGTTCTTTCAAATTGTTGTGGTATAGAATTACGAAATTTAAACAAATTACTATTATTCTGTGATACTCTATTTAGCATAAAGTGTTGTTAAATAGCGGCTCTATAGCACTATAATATAGCGGAGTTTGATATTCCATGTTCCCTGATGCCAATGGTTTATTTTGATGCAGGAATTTTATCGTCTCCGCTCAAGTCTTCGAGCAAAGCAAGAACATGCTTCACTTTTAGACGATTTTAAAGAATTTGATAGGTCAAGATTAGACTTGGAAGAGGATGGCGAATCAGAACAGCATACGCTCCTAAAAGAGCATGCTTCTATCAGTCGAAATACCGGACATGTCagtcatataaaacatttacgtGCTTTTCTAATATAAAATGTTGTTTTCATTTTAGAAACATGTACTCATTATATACCATATCCTGCTTTTCGAATAattcctttatttttctttaaaattcgaTATATGATTTTTAATTTGATCGGTCTTGTTCTGCTTATTCATGTGCGGCAGATGGACGGTGTAATTTCACAAGCACAAGCAACACTAGGGGCACTTGTCTTCCAACGTTCGACATTTGGTGGCATCAATTCAAAGCTCAGCAACGTGAGCAGTCGCCTCCCTACGGTATGACTCTTATTCATCATCGAATTTTACATATTTCTTTTCGTCATTTACATATCGATTGTAGGAAGATTTCATCCTCCGATTCATTGCAGGTAAATAACATACTGTCGGCAATAAAGCGGAAAAAGTCAATGGATACCCTTATACTTTCCCTTGTGGCATCTGTATGCACATTTCTGATTTTGATCTACTGGATAACCAAATGAGGTTGTTAATTTTTGGTTGGTGCTCAACTTGTGTAAACTCTGTGTTACAATGCTGAAAGGTAgtgttttgtatttgttcattttGGTTGTTTATCCTTGTAACAGAAGCAATGCTGAGTAAAGATCCATACATTACACTCAcaacaaaaagagaaaaacaaagatttTGGGAATTTAGAgtgttaaatttttttgaataCATGTTTGAGGACAGTTAAACCAATGAAAAAATGAAACATTTTCTCTCTACCTTATTAACGAATATGTGTTCTCTCATTCACTGTATTTCACGAGGAAGTGTACTTCAAAATCTTAAGGGATGAATAGAAGGAACACATATTTCGAGATTGTTTGAAATCAAAATTGTGAAAAGCAAAGGAAAGTCAACGGAGGGGCTAGAGTTGCAAGGCGGCGGTGTGACAGAGAGATATAAGAAGATTAGGAGATTAGATTTGTGCGATTTATATATTGAGAGTTGAAGAGATGAAAAAACACTTTGATAGAAAATAATAGTTGTTTTTTTGGAACTTTTggagatattttttttaaaaaaattcatttgtaACAATTTTCAGAAGTATAGTGAACGGGAGAACATCTTTCTCTCATAAAGTAGATTTGCTTGATCGAATTAGATAAACAATTTCTCTGTGTACTCGTATTTGAAGTGAATTTGCTTATACAGTTCACCAAATTAATTTTTTCTTGacgtcatttatttttgtttgtctTTGTTATTTGTCCTACACATAAATATTTTTAGTGAGGTTGATATATTATCAAATTTCATAACAAACTAGAAGGTGTTAGTTTGATTGAACCTTTAAATTTTACAAcatcttaaaaaaaaaaggtttttctcTTCCCTAATTAGTTTCACCAATTTTCATTTTTACACCAAGTAAAATATCTTTCCAAAACAAGAAATATGA contains:
- the LOC131606105 gene encoding Golgi SNAP receptor complex member 1-1-like → MEAPTSWDSLRKQARKLEAQLDEQMNLYRKLVSTNVSTKGDAAESDLESWIERLIKQLQQVNSHMQAWVSSGGSDMVSHTLTRHQEILQDLAQEFYRLRSSLRAKQEHASLLDDFKEFDRSRLDLEEDGESEQHTLLKEHASISRNTGHMDGVISQAQATLGALVFQRSTFGGINSKLSNVSSRLPTVNNILSAIKRKKSMDTLILSLVASVCTFLILIYWITK